The Acidimicrobiia bacterium genomic interval TCGGTGCGGAGCCGATCTACGGCGCCTGGAAGGGCGAACTGTGACCCACCCAATCCCTCGACGAAGTAGCCGCGGCGCACCTTTCCAATGTCCTCCATGTGGCTGAGCACCGGGTACAGCGCCGAGAACCCGCCGGGGAAACCTTCCCCGAGCACCGCCCGGCGAGTCAGGACCCCGTGACGGTCGAGGAGCTGATCCGCCCAGGAGGTCGCCCGGGCGGTCGGTTCTGGCAACTTGCCGATGAGGTCGGATACGAGATACCAACGTCCGGCCGACGACGGTGGGAACGAACTGGACACCGACGGTCGGCCCTTGGCGGCTTTGCGGGGGCGAGACGACAACAGGGCTCTGACCGGAGCGAGGGTGTCGTTGGTGATCTCGCCGTGCCAGACGAGGTCCCAGAGGGCCTCGACGGACTCTGAGGGGTCACCACCCCCAACCGCTTCGTATATATCTCGAAAGAACGACGCGCCCCGATCGGTGAGGTGCTGGCGGATCGCCTCGTGCAGTTGGCCGGTTAGTGGCTCGTCGGTCGAAGGTAGCGCCAGCAACGGCAACTGTTGACGCAGATAGAGGGCCAGTTTGCCGTCGCGGCTCCCCAGCGTTCCCCGGCCCATCCACACCACATCACCGGTCATCATGAGCTGATCGAGCACGCCGGGGGAGTAGTCGACCCTTCCGGCCAGCACGTCGGTTTCCAACACCGACGCGGGGATGACCGCCCCCTGAAGTCGGCGTACTGCGTCGAGCAGCGGCCCGGCACCCGGCCGACGCCTGGTCGTCAAGCCATTCCACGTGACTGAGAGACGGGCGAGGGCGGCTGGCTCGGTCGGCTCGATCTCCTTGCGTAGCACCGCCAACGAGCGCCGCTTGAGTCGCCTCAGTACGTCATTGTCCACCCATTCACGATCACGCCCGCCTGGTCGGAATTCCCCCGCCGTGACCCGTCCGGCCGCCTCAAGACGTTGCAGGGTCGTGTCGACCACCGCGATTGGCAGACCCAGCCGCTGGGCAACGTGCTCGTTCGTGAAGGGTCCGTGGGTTCTGGCGTAGCGACCGATGAGATCGCCGAGCGGATCGACGACCGGCTCCAGGAAGGTGTGGGGGACCCCGGGAGGCATCTGTACGCCGAGACCGTCACGGAGCCGAGAGGCATCTTCGATAATCGCCCATTGCTCCGTGCCGGCGATGGTGACGGGAATGATCCGCCGTGCCTCTTGAAGGGTCGCCAGAGTCTCAATTGCGGCGTCTTCGGTGCGCACATCGACTTCGGTGGTTGTCAGGGGTCCGAGCATTCGCAGTAGGTCTGCAACTCCTTCGGCCCCTTTGGTCCGATATCCGTCGGCCAGTCGTTGTAACTCCAACTCGATGGTGGCCACGACATCTGCCGATAGGAGTTCCCGAAGCTCACCCTCCCCGAGAAGCTCCCGAAGCAAGTCCCGGTCGAGAGTCAGAGCAGCTGCCCGTCGCTCGGCCAGAGGCGTGTCTGCTTCGTACAGGTAGGCGGCGATGAACGAGAACAACAGTGAGGCCGCAAACGGGGAAGGAACGTCGACATCCATTTCGACGACCCGAACCCTGCGGGAGCGGATGTCTCCGAGGACCTCGATGAGGGCAGGGAGATCGAAGTCGTCCTGGAGTATCTCCCGGTAGGTCTCCAGCATGATCGGGAATGAGCCGAACTCGCGGGCGACCGACAAGAGGTCAGCCGACTTGCGGCGTTGCAACCACAAGGGGGTGCGGCTCCCTGGCCGTCGGCGGGGGAGGAGTAGGGCGCGGGCCGCCGCCTCTCGAAACCGGGCGGCGAACAACGCGGACTCGGCCACCCGATCAACCACCATCGCTTCGATTTCTTCCGGGTCGATGAGCAGGTCTTGCGGGTTGGGAGGCTCATCGGCATCGGGAAACCGGAACGCGATCCCATCGTCTGCCCAGATGACGTTGGGATCGTGGCCGTACTGTTCGGCGAACCGTTTGCCGAGCGCCATCGCCCACGGGGCGTGAACCTTGGCACCGAACGGTGACAACAGCACGAGTCGCCAGTCGCCGATCTCGTCGCGGAACCGTTCGATGACGATGGTGCGGTCTGTGGGGAGCGCTCCGACGGTTTCTTTTTCTTCTGTGATGTAGGCCACGAGGTTCCTGGCGGCGAGGGCGTCGAGTCGATATTCGGTTTGCAGGCGTTCCCCGGCGTCCTTCGGGTCGGCCGCCCCGATTTCACGGACGAACGCTCCCAATGCCCGGCCGGTGGCTAGCGGACGCCCTGCCTGATCGCCATGCCAGAACGGCATCTTGGCTCCAGGAGCGCCGGGGGCCGGAAGCACGATCACCCGGTCGTGGGTGATGTCGGTGATCTTCCAGGCGGTGGTCCCGAGAAGGAAGACATCGCCTACCCGGGACTCGTAGACCATCTCCTCGTCCAGTTCGCCAACTTTGCCTCCCTCGGGCAACGTCACGATGTATAACCCCCGGTCAGGGATAGTGCCGGCGTTCTGAACCGCGAGTCGTTGAGCGCCCGGTCGAGCTTCCAACGCGCCGGTCACGCGGTCCCAGGTGATGCGCGGTCGGAGTTCGGCAAATAGATCGGAGGGGTACCGCCCGGCGAGCATGTCGAGGGTTGCTTCGAAGGGTCCCCGACCCAGGTCGGCATAGGGAGCCGCCCGGCGGACCACCTCATAAACCTCATCGACGGTGGCGGCGTCGATGGCGACCATGGCCACGACGTGCTGGGCGAGCACGTCGAGCGGGTTGCGGGGGATCTTCGTAGCTTCTACCAATCGCTTTCGCATAAGGTCGGCCACCACTGTGCTGACCAGCAGATCACCGCGATATTTCGGGAAAATGGTCATGGCAGAGGTGGCGCCGACATGGTGACCGGCCCGGCCGACTCGCTGAAGGCCGGACGCCACGCTGATGGGTGCTTCCACCTGGACCACATGATCTACGGCTCCCATGTCGATACCGAGTTCGAGTGTCGAGGTGGCCACAACCGCCGGAAGGGTGCCTCCCTTGAGGGCCTCCTCGATCTCGACGCGTTGCTCGCGGGCCACCGAGCCATGATGGGCTCTGGTCAGCGGTTCGTCGGCAATCCGGTTCAGTTCGTTCGACAGTCGTTCGGCCAATCTGCGGCTGTTGGCAAACACGATCGTTGACGTGTTCTT includes:
- a CDS encoding DEAD/DEAH box helicase, yielding MDLPFSPATSAWFEASFQAPTVAQSDGWKAIGEGAHTLIHAPTGSGKTLAAFLWALDGLLHAPVPARADRCRVLYISPLKALAYDVERNLRAPLRGIRHAATRLELGELPEITTSLRTGDTPANERQRMRRTPPDILITTPESLFLLLTSEAREFLRSVETVIVDEVHAVAGTKRGAHLSLSLERLEEICHRPPQRIGLSATQRPLETIGKFLAGGEVTDDIWRPRPVTIVDDISEKELDINIVVPVEDMTAPAPPDGEPGEPQDSRSIWPAVYPRILETIRKNTSTIVFANSRRLAERLSNELNRIADEPLTRAHHGSVAREQRVEIEEALKGGTLPAVVATSTLELGIDMGAVDHVVQVEAPISVASGLQRVGRAGHHVGATSAMTIFPKYRGDLLVSTVVADLMRKRLVEATKIPRNPLDVLAQHVVAMVAIDAATVDEVYEVVRRAAPYADLGRGPFEATLDMLAGRYPSDLFAELRPRITWDRVTGALEARPGAQRLAVQNAGTIPDRGLYIVTLPEGGKVGELDEEMVYESRVGDVFLLGTTAWKITDITHDRVIVLPAPGAPGAKMPFWHGDQAGRPLATGRALGAFVREIGAADPKDAGERLQTEYRLDALAARNLVAYITEEKETVGALPTDRTIVIERFRDEIGDWRLVLLSPFGAKVHAPWAMALGKRFAEQYGHDPNVIWADDGIAFRFPDADEPPNPQDLLIDPEEIEAMVVDRVAESALFAARFREAAARALLLPRRRPGSRTPLWLQRRKSADLLSVAREFGSFPIMLETYREILQDDFDLPALIEVLGDIRSRRVRVVEMDVDVPSPFAASLLFSFIAAYLYEADTPLAERRAAALTLDRDLLRELLGEGELRELLSADVVATIELELQRLADGYRTKGAEGVADLLRMLGPLTTTEVDVRTEDAAIETLATLQEARRIIPVTIAGTEQWAIIEDASRLRDGLGVQMPPGVPHTFLEPVVDPLGDLIGRYARTHGPFTNEHVAQRLGLPIAVVDTTLQRLEAAGRVTAGEFRPGGRDREWVDNDVLRRLKRRSLAVLRKEIEPTEPAALARLSVTWNGLTTRRRPGAGPLLDAVRRLQGAVIPASVLETDVLAGRVDYSPGVLDQLMMTGDVVWMGRGTLGSRDGKLALYLRQQLPLLALPSTDEPLTGQLHEAIRQHLTDRGASFFRDIYEAVGGGDPSESVEALWDLVWHGEITNDTLAPVRALLSSRPRKAAKGRPSVSSSFPPSSAGRWYLVSDLIGKLPEPTARATSWADQLLDRHGVLTRRAVLGEGFPGGFSALYPVLSHMEDIGKVRRGYFVEGLGGSQFALPGAVDRLRTDPADQPILVAATDPANPYGAAIDWPPHEHGQASRSAGAYVVLSAGKLIAYVENRKVLTFTTDVNQLGAAAGQIAEAGRRRTGLRLLTSDDEPISQTPLGGLLKESGFVLGHRGLTYRHA